One Lytechinus pictus isolate F3 Inbred chromosome 11, Lp3.0, whole genome shotgun sequence genomic window, GCTGAGAGCATGTGAACATTACTGACAAGAGGCTTCAGGAAACAGTGCTCTAAGGCACCTTACATTGCACCAGTGTCTTTGAGCATCTCGGTCAGTTTCCCTTGGTCCTGCAGAGCCTTGGTTTCAGAGCCTCCACCAATGCACTTCCCGCCAATGAACACACGGGGTACCTAGTAAAATGGCACAAAAatagaaattttgatttaatgCAAATAATAAGAGTATAATAGAAGATAGTAATATGAAGGTTCTTGTATTTGGATATCAATTCAATCCCCAACTGTAGAAAGTACTGAGGATATCAAGATATTTATTTGCCTTTTTACTCCGGGCAGCCTGTTCAGTGATTAAAACACTGTTTTCAACCAGGGAgctgcacatacatgtatacataggACGATCATAAGaacatataatatacaaaacatgtgAAATAAACATTATAAGTTTATAACATTACAATTAAAATAGAGTGAATATTGCAGATTATCATCTCAAACTTCAAAGAGCCTTCAGCTGATGCGCCCACCAATGAAGTCTATGTGGGACTCACGAGGCTGCAAGGAATATGAAAGCTTTCAGGAAGACTGGTGTTAATGGATCCATCTTTAATATTTCCAAAAGAATTAACATGTTCATTCgaagaaaaaaagttatgaagaTCTATCCCGTTAGTACAGTCTACCTCTTGCATgactattttttaaagtgaGATGCTTACCGATCGAGCTTTTGTCAATTTCAGCAAGTAATCCTGAATTTGATCACACATGGAATGGTTTTCCAACTCAATCACTTTGTAATTCTTCAGGCCAGCACTATTCAGGGCAGACTTTGCCATCTTGCAGTAGGGACAATATGTCTTGGAAAACATGACAACCTacaagacaaaaaataaaataaggaacATGGTAATTTGGTCCATGTATAACAATAAAAGTTATGTTTCTAATTCTAAAAGTTTTTACCTTATTGAATAAGAGATGCTCCTGCAGCCACATTAGCTGTGTAAAGTAAATTCAATCTTATGAATTACACTCTTAAAGGTTCACTGTTTATTTgaacatactacatgtatatctggaAATAGCTGAAATATTTAACATCACAATTATGGTGTT contains:
- the LOC129271560 gene encoding glutaredoxin-1-like; this encodes MAQAFVDAAIRDNKVVMFSKTYCPYCKMAKSALNSAGLKNYKVIELENHSMCDQIQDYLLKLTKARSVPRVFIGGKCIGGGSETKALQDQGKLTEMLKDTGAM